From Candidatus Nealsonbacteria bacterium CG07_land_8_20_14_0_80_39_13:
TGATGGGGGTCTTTATGAAACTCTGGAAAGAGCCACAATGCGACTCTCCGGCCGAATCTCGAGCGAGGGAAACGGCTAAACTTCTTAAAATTCCTTTCCACGTCATCAATCTCAAAAAAGAATTCAAGAAAAAAATAGTTGACTCTTTTTTAAAAGAATACAAAGCCGGCAGAACTCCCAACCCTTGCGTCCATTGCAACAAGGAAATAAAATTCGGCCTGCTTTTGGACAAAACGCGGACTCTCGGCGCTGATTTTCTGGCCACAGGACACTATGTCCGCCTCGGGCGGGAAATCCCAAACATAAAATACAAATTGTTGAAGGGAAGGGATGGAGAGAAAGACCAGAGCTATTTTCTTTGGCGTTTAAATCAAAAACAATTGAAGCATGTTTTATTTCCTGTCGGCGATTATACAAAGACAGAGGTAAGGAAAATGGCTAAAGAATTAAAACTGCCGACGGCAGAAACTCCGGAATCGCAGGAGATTTGTTTTATCCATGACCCCGCCGTAGCGGGATCCCGCAAGCTGCGGGAAAAAACAGAAGATTTTTTAAAGCGCTATATTAAGCCGAGGCCGGGAGATATTATTGATGAAAAAGGAGAATTCTTAGGCAGGCCTGCCTGCAACGCTTTACAAGCGAAGCGTAGCAATGCGGGCAGGCATCAGGGTCTTTGTCTTTATACTATCGGGCAAAGAAAGGGGATCAGGCTTTCCGGCGGACCTTATTTCGTCATAGATAAAAATATTAAAAAAAATCTCCTCATTGTTTCTAAAAACGAAAAGGATTTAAATAGGAGGGAGATCATTGTTAAAAATGTAAACTGGATTTCCGGTAAAGAACCGAAACTGCCCTTAAAAATAGAGTTGAAGATAAGATACAGAAGTAAGCCGGTCAAGGCCATTATTTCAAAGTTCCAAGTTTCAAATTATAGGTTACAAGTTGATAAATCCCAGCGCGCTGTTACCCCCGGCCAATCCGCCGTCTTCTACCTGAAAAACGAACTTCTCGGTGGCGGAACAATCGAGTAATTTTGAAAAAATTGAAAAAAATGCTAATGTCTGCTTATCAGTCGTAATTTATAATTTAGGTTTGGAATTTAAAATTTAAAATTTATTTGGAATTTGGAATTTGGATTTTGAAATTTATTTTGAATTCAGCAATTCAAATATATGTGCATTGGAGTCCCGGGAAAAGTCATCTTAATAAAAGGGGATACGGCTAAGATTGAGCAGAACGGCCACTCTCACTGGGTGAACGTTTCTTCTTTGACCGAAAAGGTTAAAAAAGGGGATTATCTGCTCACTTACCAAGACGTAGCCATAAACAAAGTTTCGGCAAAACAAGCCAAAGAAGTTTTGAAATTACACAACAAATAATATGCTCACAGTAAAAGACAAAGGAATTTTATTGGTTTTGGCGACAGCTTTCATTTCCGGTTTTTCTATTTTTATAAACAAATTCGGAGTGAGCGTTATAAATCCCTATATTTTCACCGGCCTAAAAAACACACTAGTGGCGGTTTTTCTTTTTTCCCTGCTTTTGGCTCTCGGAAAAATGAAGGAATTAAGAAAGCTGGAGAAAAGAGATTGGCTGGCCCTGTCCTTTATCGGTCTGATCGGCGGATGTATTCCTTTTCTGCTTTTCTTTAAGGGTCTTTCTTTGACTAATGCCACTCAAGCCGCTTTCATTCATAAGGAAATGTTTCTTTTTATCGCTGTTTTCGCCTTCTTTCTTTTAAGAGAAAGAATTGAGAAGAAATTTATCATCGGCGCGCTTTTACTTCTTCTGGGGAATGTTTTTCTTAACAAGGCCTACTCTTTTAATTTTGATGATTTAGGAATCGGGGCTCTCTTTATCCTGTTGGCGACATTATTTTGGTCTTTGGAAAGCGTTATTTCCAAAAAAATCCTTGAAAGACTGTCTTCCAACATTGTTGCTTTCGGGAGAATGTTTTTTGGTTCGCTTTTGATAATGGTTTTCTTGGTTGTTACCGGACAAATAAATCTTCTGGCTGGAATAACAACTGTCCAAATCGGCTGGGTATTAATTACGAGCGTTTTCCTTCTCGGCTATACCGTTACTTGGTACGCCGGACTTAAAAATATCCCCGCTCACTTAGCTGCCTCAATCCTTGTTCTGGGCGCGCCGATCACGAGCTTGATTTCTTTGCTGTCCGGCGGTTCTCTGAAGATTGAAGACTTAGCCGGCGTTATCTTAATAATTCTCGGGGTAATTGTTGCAATCGGAATGGAAAGATTTTTACGAATCAATAATAGGACGGCGCTTAATACTTAATAATTAATACTTGATACTTTTTCGTTATGCGCGGATTAAAAATGGCCGGCGCTTACAGTTACCCGCCTTGCCGATTGGGTTTCTGTGGCCAGAAAATTAAAGAATCCGGAAGAGTTCTGGGAGGTTTNNNNNNNNNNNNNNNNNNNNNNNNNNNNNNNNNNNNNNNNNNNNNNNNNNNNNNNNNNNNNNNNNNNNNNNNNNNNNNNNNNNNNNNNNNNNNNNNNNNNNNNNNNNNNNNNNNNNNNNNNAGGGTGATTGAATCATATTGGCTCGGCAATGAGCTTTTGAAAAAAGTAAATATATCCGATATAAAAAAACTCATTCTTAGGGAATTTACGAGAAAAGGACTGCTCTCTAAGGAGGAAGCGGAGAGAAGAGTTTCTTTAATTCCCCAAGGCGCGACTCCTCATCACAGTTTTCATGTTTTAGTTTTGGGTTCAATTACCGGCAGAGTAAAATTAGCCGGAAAATTATTGGATCATTGCCTTCCTCAATGGGGAAAGGTTTTAGAAATAAACAAAAAGGGGATTAAGGTTTTGTATAAACCGCTTAAGGTTAAAGGGAAAAAACTTTTCTTCAGCGAGCCGATCAAAAAAAGCGTTTCTTGTGATGAAGAGAATTT
This genomic window contains:
- a CDS encoding tRNA 2-thiouridine(34) synthase MnmA, with translation MIKDRKKIAVAMSGGVDSSVAVALLQKSGYNVMGVFMKLWKEPQCDSPAESRARETAKLLKIPFHVINLKKEFKKKIVDSFLKEYKAGRTPNPCVHCNKEIKFGLLLDKTRTLGADFLATGHYVRLGREIPNIKYKLLKGRDGEKDQSYFLWRLNQKQLKHVLFPVGDYTKTEVRKMAKELKLPTAETPESQEICFIHDPAVAGSRKLREKTEDFLKRYIKPRPGDIIDEKGEFLGRPACNALQAKRSNAGRHQGLCLYTIGQRKGIRLSGGPYFVIDKNIKKNLLIVSKNEKDLNRREIIVKNVNWISGKEPKLPLKIELKIRYRSKPVKAIISKFQVSNYRLQVDKSQRAVTPGQSAVFYLKNELLGGGTIE
- the hypC gene encoding HypC/HybG/HupF family hydrogenase formation chaperone, producing the protein MCIGVPGKVILIKGDTAKIEQNGHSHWVNVSSLTEKVKKGDYLLTYQDVAINKVSAKQAKEVLKLHNK